Proteins from a single region of Pangasianodon hypophthalmus isolate fPanHyp1 chromosome 7, fPanHyp1.pri, whole genome shotgun sequence:
- the yif1a gene encoding protein YIF1A isoform X1: MAHQHHGYRATKQRARAAPPGDPLLFEDTSSGVPPMNNQNYYESGYNMGPGISGGQGTGGVNNLFADPMASAAMMYGSSLANQGKDIVNKEISRFMSVNKLKYFFAVDTKYVMKKLMLLMFPYTHQDWEVRYHRDSPLPPRHDVNAPDLYIPTMAFITYILLAGMALGIQKRFSPEVLGLCASTALVWVIIEVLVMLLSLYLLTVHTDLSTFDLVAYSGYKYVGMIFTVLCGLLFGSDGYFVALAWCSCALMFFIVRSLKMKILSSLSSDAMGAGASAKPRLRLYITVASAVFQPIIIYWLTAHLVR, from the exons ATGGCCCATCAGCATCATGGTTACCGGGCTA CAAAACAGAGAGCTCGTGCAGCTCCTCCAGGAGATCCCCTTCTTTTTGAGGACACCAGTTCTGGGGTGCCACCCATGAACAACCAGAACTACTACGAATCCGGTTATAACATGGGCCCCGGAATATCAGGTGGCCAAGGTACTGGTGGAGTGAACAACCTCTTTGCAGACCCCATGGCCAGTGCAGCTATGATGTACGGTTCCTCACTTGCAAATCAAGGCAAAGATATAGTAAACAAAGAG ATCAGTCGATTTATGTCTGTGAACAAGCTGAAGTATTTCTTTGCAGTTGACACCAAATATGTCATGAAGAAGTTAATGCTTCTCATGTTCCCCTATACACATCAG GACTGGGAAGTTCGGTACCACAGAGACTCTCCACTCCCTCCTCGACATGATGTCAATGCTCCAGATCTCTACATACCAA CAATGGCTTTCATCACTTATATTTTGCTGGCAGGAATGGCTTTAGGAATACAGAAACG GTTCAGCCCAGAGGTCCTTGGTTTGTGTGCAAGCACTGCTCTGGTTTGGGTCATCATTGAGGTTCTTGTAATGTTGCTGAGTCTGTACCTGCTCACAGTGCACACAGATCTTTCAACCTTCGACCTTGTTGCCTACAGTGGATACAAATACGTTGG aatgaTCTTCACTGTTTTGTGTGGGCTTCTCTTCGGCAGTGATGGCTACTTTGTTGCTCTTGCCTGGTGCTCTTGTGCCCTCATGTTTTTCATT GTCCGCTCTCTCAAAATGAAGATCCTTTCTTCACTGTCTTCAGACGCGATGGGTGCCGGAGCGAGTGCTAAACCCCGCCTCCGCTTGTACATCACTGTGGCTTCTGCTGTCTTTCAGCCAATCATTATCTACTGGCTGACTGCTCATTTGGTCAGATGA
- the si:ch211-145o7.3 gene encoding forkhead box protein N2 has protein sequence MCPGAGSQMESHTHTLPSLSPIHSPTNLSKALSLSPSLPQPSATAPASLPHSPPSPPQSSPSHLLQSPGGLKSHCLSPSTPSDQDDLTCLNWLHQRNILPLSKMPPLPQFESPPISNLSSSPAKPPYSFSSLIFMAIEDSPDKRLPVRGIYEWIVNNFPYYRTAPSGWRNSVRHNLSLSKSFRRMQRDKSQSIGKGSLWCVCPEYRSGLLEVLKKTHYCHSNNSSLLNNPVLLEAADDGRSAMCDTMAISDLDSNNPTLSSNAPCSLIPEHEELVAIQSVELTEEAESEKDPLADSGYIEFHYYQCEQYQYLVLPGNSDLDLETVEILQLDAEAQEAAGSLLDLAGGNH, from the exons atgtgcccTGGAGCTGGGAGTCAGATggagagccacacacacacactgccatccCTTTCCCCTATCCATTCCCCAACAAACCTGTCTAAAGCACTTTccctttctccatctcttccccagCCCTCTGCTACAGCACCTGCATCACTCCCACACTCTCCACCTTCTCCGCCCCAGTCCTCTCCCTCTCACCTCCTTCAGTCCCCAGGAGGGCTTAAGTCACACTGCCTCAGTCCCTCAACTCCATCAGATCAGGATGACCTGACCTGCCTCAACTGGCTGCATCAGAGAAACATACTGCCTCTGTCCAAAATGCCCCCGCTACCTCAGTTTGAATCACCCCCTATCTCAAATCTATCGTCTTCCCCGGCCAAGCCTCCATACTCTTTCAGCAGTCTCATCTTCATGGCCATCGAAGACTCGCCAGACAAAAGGCTTCCTGTAAGAGGGATCTATGAGTGGATAGTCAACAACTTCCCCTACTACAGGACAGCCCCAAGTGGCTGGAGAAATTCAGTGCGACACAACCTGTCCTTGAGCAAGAGCTTTCGCAGGATGCAGAGGGACAAGAGTCaa TCCATTGGAAAGGGGTCACTGTGGTGCGTTTGCCCAGAATATCGATCGGGTCTTTTAGAGGTGCTTAAGAAAACTCATTACtgccacagcaacaacagcagttTGCTGAATAATCCTGTTTT GTTAGAGGCAGCTGATGATGGCCGGAGTGCTATGTGTGACACTATGGCGATTTCAG ACTTGGACTCAAATAACCCAACTCTGTCCTCAAACGCACCATGCTCTTTGATCCCTGAGCATGAGGAGCTGGTGGCCATACAGTCTGTAGAGCTTACAGAAGAGGCCGAGTCGGAGAAAGACCCACTGGCAGACAGCGGCTACATTGAATTCCACTACTATCAATGTGAACAATACCAGTATCTGGTGCTGCCTGGGAACAGCGACCTGGACCTGGAAACAGTTGAGATCCTCCAGCTTGACGCAGAGGCACAAGAAGCTGCAGGATCGCTGCTCGATTTAGCAGGAGGAAACCACTGA
- the yif1a gene encoding protein YIF1A isoform X2, giving the protein MNNQNYYESGYNMGPGISGGQGTGGVNNLFADPMASAAMMYGSSLANQGKDIVNKEISRFMSVNKLKYFFAVDTKYVMKKLMLLMFPYTHQDWEVRYHRDSPLPPRHDVNAPDLYIPTMAFITYILLAGMALGIQKRFSPEVLGLCASTALVWVIIEVLVMLLSLYLLTVHTDLSTFDLVAYSGYKYVGMIFTVLCGLLFGSDGYFVALAWCSCALMFFIVRSLKMKILSSLSSDAMGAGASAKPRLRLYITVASAVFQPIIIYWLTAHLVR; this is encoded by the exons ATGAACAACCAGAACTACTACGAATCCGGTTATAACATGGGCCCCGGAATATCAGGTGGCCAAGGTACTGGTGGAGTGAACAACCTCTTTGCAGACCCCATGGCCAGTGCAGCTATGATGTACGGTTCCTCACTTGCAAATCAAGGCAAAGATATAGTAAACAAAGAG ATCAGTCGATTTATGTCTGTGAACAAGCTGAAGTATTTCTTTGCAGTTGACACCAAATATGTCATGAAGAAGTTAATGCTTCTCATGTTCCCCTATACACATCAG GACTGGGAAGTTCGGTACCACAGAGACTCTCCACTCCCTCCTCGACATGATGTCAATGCTCCAGATCTCTACATACCAA CAATGGCTTTCATCACTTATATTTTGCTGGCAGGAATGGCTTTAGGAATACAGAAACG GTTCAGCCCAGAGGTCCTTGGTTTGTGTGCAAGCACTGCTCTGGTTTGGGTCATCATTGAGGTTCTTGTAATGTTGCTGAGTCTGTACCTGCTCACAGTGCACACAGATCTTTCAACCTTCGACCTTGTTGCCTACAGTGGATACAAATACGTTGG aatgaTCTTCACTGTTTTGTGTGGGCTTCTCTTCGGCAGTGATGGCTACTTTGTTGCTCTTGCCTGGTGCTCTTGTGCCCTCATGTTTTTCATT GTCCGCTCTCTCAAAATGAAGATCCTTTCTTCACTGTCTTCAGACGCGATGGGTGCCGGAGCGAGTGCTAAACCCCGCCTCCGCTTGTACATCACTGTGGCTTCTGCTGTCTTTCAGCCAATCATTATCTACTGGCTGACTGCTCATTTGGTCAGATGA